The genomic segment ctttgaattATATTTGATGAGCTAATTTACTGTGTTGTTGATCAATAACATTTCATCCGCTGAATTTCTTTCAACAGGTAGGTAACCTTACCTTTGTGGTGGTGGGTGACCGTGACCAAAACAGTTGCCTACTACCGCTTGATTGGAAAGGGTTCGCTCTACTGGGGCCCAGCCAACACGGGTGAAAGACATGAGGAAACGAACCAAAAGATGGCGTAAAACGCCGTCATCGGTAACTGTGCGCATAATCCCCTACACAGTACCCTCTCTCCAAGTGATGGGAGGCCTTAGGATGAAACGGACAAATGCTCAAGAAGTACAAGGGCCACCAGAGGAGACCCACAACGGCCAGGGTCAAGGCGACACCTCCCGCAGATGTCCCATGCTGTGTCCAGCGCTGACCATTCAACATCAGGAGATGGCTGCCTTCTTCAGGCTATTTGGTGAGGAAAATCATCACATTATTGTTTGACTGTTGATGGGttgagttattttttttcttgttattAAATAGTTGGATATTTCTTTGCCAGATGATTATTTTATTCGGGATTTCCTGTGGATGGATTCTTGCTGTAAAATCACAGACAAGGTAATAACTGATCTTGAAGTTACCTGAAGTAAATTCAGTCAGTAAGCATATTGTACTTAATCACACAAAAGTTCTTCTTATTGTCATGTTGTCTTTCCCTTTCTGTGCAGTATTTGCTGGCAATGACATTTGTCTACTTCAGAAGGGCCTGTTTCAGCATAGTTGAATACAACAGGGAAAACTTTTTCATAGCACTGTAAGTACACACATCCATTGATTCATACTGCTTTGTGAAGGAAAATTCTGCATCTACAACTACTTACTAACAGACATTGCAACTGAGAAATGTCCTACTGCTCAGTAAAATATGTTGTAGGTATGGCAGTGCTCATGCCTTTCTATTGTACTTTCATAATGTGTTTgtttgacttgttttttttttatttatttttctttatttgaATTGTCTCTTTGTTGTTGGCCAAGACAGTAGGGCGTAATATTATTTTTGGCTTTAAACTGTTTTCTACACAATTAAATGTGCTATACTGTACAAATGAAAAATGACTTGACTTCAATCTTCAAAACTGTGAGCACTGAGCACTGAGAGACTAAAATGCTGTGTCCTAGCATTCACCAGATATTTGTTCTCTGCAGTTACCTGGCCAAcaacatggaggaggaagaggatagcgAGTATGAGATCTTCCCCTGGGCACTGGGCGAGAACTGGAGGGAGCAGTCCCCCGCTTTCCTGAAGCAGAGGGACAGGCTGTGGGCTCGCATGGACTACAGGGCAGCCGTCAGTCGCCAGTGTTGTGAAGAGGTGATGAGCATCGTGCCGTCCCACTTCATCTGGCAGCGTGTGCGTGCGGAGCACCACAGCGGGGCCCAGCGTGTCTACCCTGACCAAGACCAGGTGGAACCCCGCGGACCCACGGCCAGTCTCCCCCAACCCTGCTCCCTCTGCGCTAAATATGCCGTCCTCAACGCCTCCTCAACGTCCCCCGCAGCCACAGGGGGAGCCATGGCACGCGAGGAAGAGCATGATCACACCATGGACACACATGGTGAAGAATTAATAT from the Engraulis encrasicolus isolate BLACKSEA-1 chromosome 14, IST_EnEncr_1.0, whole genome shotgun sequence genome contains:
- the LOC134463468 gene encoding speedy protein A-like, coding for MRKRTKRWRKTPSSVTVRIIPYTVPSLQVMGGLRMKRTNAQEVQGPPEETHNGQGQGDTSRRCPMLCPALTIQHQEMAAFFRLFDDYFIRDFLWMDSCCKITDKYLLAMTFVYFRRACFSIVEYNRENFFIALYLANNMEEEEDSEYEIFPWALGENWREQSPAFLKQRDRLWARMDYRAAVSRQCCEEVMSIVPSHFIWQRVRAEHHSGAQRVYPDQDQVEPRGPTASLPQPCSLCAKYAVLNASSTSPAATGGAMAREEEHDHTMDTHDVVTGCPSGEVDAVLEIKAHLRLLEQEWEKLEKEREKEKTMANHEKDEQELEMKAHLRQLEQEWEEVEKEREKEKTMANHEKDEQELEMKAHLRQLEQEWEEVEKEKEKTMANHEKDEQELEIKAHLRQLEQEWEEVEKEKEQELEETKALLRQLEQEWEELEKENERLRLMVEHKSQTQSLLASTEHVAEPVMESEMEKIKKDGREKKVKKRRTTGFWNRFRRIMCCASASEDN